Proteins co-encoded in one Synechococcus elongatus PCC 6301 genomic window:
- a CDS encoding TM2 domain-containing protein has translation MTTSPSNETNSKKILAGILAIILGALGIHKFVLGYTTEGVIMLLVSILSCGFLAPVMSIIGIIEGIIYLTKPDEQFEATYITGRKPWF, from the coding sequence ATGACAACATCACCATCTAATGAGACCAACAGCAAGAAAATTTTGGCTGGAATTCTCGCCATTATCCTGGGTGCATTAGGAATTCACAAATTTGTTCTGGGATACACCACTGAGGGCGTCATTATGCTCTTAGTCTCGATCCTGAGCTGCGGCTTCCTAGCGCCAGTCATGAGCATCATTGGCATCATTGAAGGCATTATTTATTTGACCAAGCCTGATGAGCAATTTGAGGCCACCTACATCACCGGCCGTAAACCCTGGTTCTAG
- a CDS encoding MlaE family lipid ABC transporter permease subunit, which yields MRRTPLNGLKRWVNRLLLALLLAGQVVLHLFRARIDPYNTREQMANVGPSSLLITLLTGVSVGAVFTIQVAREFINFGAGNIVGGILALALFRELAPVLTGVVVAGRIGSAFAAEIGTMQVTEQIDALLMLRTDPVDYLVVPRTLACCLMMPILCLGFGLIGVTAGSLVAQSAYGIPVSVFFDGIRNFLEPWDVVSSLIKAVIFGWVVAAIGTNWGLTTTGGARGVGESTTGAVVTALLVIFVLDFFLSQLMFSGVGDAALQAP from the coding sequence CTTTTGTTGGCTGGGCAGGTCGTGCTGCATCTCTTCCGCGCCCGGATTGACCCCTACAACACCCGGGAGCAAATGGCCAACGTGGGGCCATCCTCACTGCTGATCACGCTACTGACGGGTGTTTCCGTTGGAGCGGTATTCACCATTCAAGTTGCCCGCGAGTTTATCAATTTCGGAGCCGGGAACATCGTAGGGGGCATCTTGGCTCTGGCACTCTTCCGCGAACTGGCACCCGTGTTGACGGGGGTCGTGGTGGCGGGTCGGATTGGCTCAGCTTTTGCGGCGGAGATCGGCACGATGCAAGTCACGGAGCAAATCGATGCGCTGTTGATGCTGCGCACTGATCCCGTTGACTATCTGGTGGTGCCGCGGACCTTGGCCTGCTGTCTGATGATGCCCATTCTCTGTCTAGGGTTTGGCCTGATCGGGGTGACTGCCGGTAGTCTGGTGGCTCAATCGGCCTACGGCATCCCGGTTAGTGTCTTTTTTGATGGCATCCGCAACTTCCTCGAACCGTGGGATGTCGTCAGTAGCCTGATCAAAGCCGTGATTTTTGGCTGGGTGGTGGCCGCGATCGGTACGAACTGGGGCCTGACAACCACTGGCGGTGCACGGGGCGTTGGCGAATCGACGACCGGTGCAGTTGTTACCGCACTCCTAGTGATTTTTGTGCTGGACTTCTTCCTGTCGCAGCTGATGTTCAGTGGCGTGGGAGATGCCGCTTTGCAGGCACCCTAA
- a CDS encoding gluconeogenesis factor YvcK family protein, which produces MTRQRPAARPSDRRLNSRQLRRSSVQLGRQLSARSQHRVGQWFKWLRPGLLIKRWMLLSILGFFAALLGAAIWADLTPVYFLLTMVRNGLGFVTQLLPNYWSGPLLLGVGLLLLYLGQSRTVGSITEALRPEQEEELVDVLLSHRRLSRGPRIVAIGGGTGLSTLLRGLKQYSTNLTAIVTVADDGGSSGRLRREMGVQPPGDIRNCLTALANEEKLLTELFRYRFASGDGLVGHSFGNLFLTAMTAVTGGDFEKAIAASSKVLAVQGQVLPATLSDMRLWAELEDGRRIEGESQITEAGGRIVRLGVTPADLPALPRALEAIAAADYIIIGPGSLFTSIIPNLLVPAIAKALAESSAYRVYVCNIMTQPGETLGYTVADHIRAIDSVYPEPLFDAVLVQRQPPSEAAVQRYARQNSQPVEIDREAVLQLGRQVILANVMEEDPQNHCVRHQPTRLAAALMRWYRRSAN; this is translated from the coding sequence GTGACTCGTCAGAGACCTGCAGCTCGTCCCTCCGATCGACGTCTAAATTCACGCCAATTGCGGCGTAGTTCCGTGCAGTTGGGGCGACAGCTTTCTGCGCGATCGCAGCATCGAGTCGGCCAATGGTTCAAATGGTTGCGCCCGGGCCTCCTGATCAAGCGCTGGATGTTACTGAGCATTCTGGGCTTTTTTGCCGCCCTGCTCGGCGCGGCGATTTGGGCCGATCTGACGCCGGTCTACTTCCTGCTGACAATGGTGCGGAACGGCTTGGGGTTTGTGACCCAATTGTTGCCCAACTACTGGAGTGGTCCGCTGTTGTTGGGTGTGGGTCTGCTGTTGCTTTACCTAGGGCAGTCGCGGACGGTCGGCTCGATTACCGAGGCGCTGCGGCCCGAGCAAGAAGAAGAGCTAGTAGATGTCCTGCTCTCCCATCGACGACTCAGTCGTGGTCCTCGGATTGTCGCGATCGGGGGTGGCACTGGCCTCTCGACGTTGCTACGCGGCCTGAAGCAATACAGCACTAATCTGACGGCGATCGTAACGGTCGCTGACGATGGAGGCTCGTCGGGGCGTCTCCGTCGTGAAATGGGCGTGCAACCACCCGGCGACATTCGCAACTGCCTGACGGCGCTCGCTAACGAAGAAAAACTGCTGACTGAACTATTTCGCTATCGCTTTGCCAGTGGTGATGGTTTAGTCGGCCACAGCTTCGGCAATCTCTTTCTAACGGCGATGACGGCGGTTACAGGCGGTGATTTTGAGAAGGCAATCGCAGCCAGTTCCAAAGTTCTCGCAGTGCAAGGGCAGGTATTGCCCGCTACGCTTTCGGACATGCGCCTCTGGGCGGAATTGGAAGATGGTCGCCGCATTGAAGGTGAGTCACAAATTACTGAAGCAGGGGGGCGGATTGTGCGGCTGGGTGTGACGCCTGCTGATTTGCCAGCCCTGCCCCGTGCCCTCGAAGCGATCGCTGCTGCGGACTACATCATCATTGGTCCCGGAAGCCTGTTCACCAGCATCATTCCCAACCTACTGGTGCCCGCGATCGCCAAGGCCCTAGCGGAGAGTTCTGCTTACCGGGTTTATGTCTGCAACATCATGACCCAACCCGGTGAAACCTTGGGATATACGGTGGCTGACCACATTCGTGCGATCGACTCCGTCTATCCAGAACCGTTGTTTGATGCGGTCTTGGTGCAGCGTCAGCCGCCTTCTGAGGCTGCAGTTCAGCGCTATGCGCGGCAAAATTCCCAGCCGGTGGAAATCGATCGCGAGGCAGTGCTGCAACTGGGTCGGCAAGTGATTCTGGCGAATGTGATGGAAGAGGATCCGCAAAACCACTGTGTCCGCCACCAACCGACGCGCTTGGCTGCAGCCCTAATGCGTTGGTATCGTCGTTCTGCGAATTAA
- a CDS encoding glycosyltransferase family 4 protein — translation MPTYPTTAASIGGLVPASSDLLINLAYLNQEATGLSHYGLQLVPHLIRILHPVLLSPCRWPGATTLQIPNNMTAIQGLQGHLRRLIWTQTQLGQIYHQIGSRLLFSPVPEAPLGQSIRKVITVHDLIPLRFPSRSFSTLYFRSHLPRLLKESTHIFCNSQATAQDLQSFYQVPEQRLTITPLACDRQQFRPLRLDRRNYFVYVGRLNPYKNLQRLIKAFALIQRQLDCELWLVGPVDRRFLPAVQAQIEAQGLTEVVRFKNYVPRKELPIILNQAIALVHPSLWEGFGLTVLEAMSCGTPVLVADRSSLPEVVGDAGLYFDPLQPEAIAESMQAIAQDSGLQQRLSAAALARSQQFSWERTSRITIQQLQALL, via the coding sequence ATGCCGACCTACCCGACAACAGCAGCTTCCATCGGAGGACTCGTTCCGGCCTCTTCTGATCTGCTGATCAATTTGGCCTATCTCAATCAAGAGGCTACGGGCTTAAGTCACTACGGTCTGCAACTAGTTCCCCACCTAATTCGGATTTTGCATCCGGTCTTGCTCTCGCCCTGCAGATGGCCAGGGGCAACAACCCTGCAGATTCCCAACAATATGACAGCGATCCAAGGTCTGCAGGGACATCTGCGACGGCTCATTTGGACACAGACCCAACTCGGGCAGATCTATCACCAGATAGGCAGCCGGCTACTGTTTTCTCCAGTACCAGAAGCGCCGCTAGGACAATCGATCCGCAAGGTGATCACGGTGCATGATCTCATCCCCCTGCGATTCCCCAGCCGTTCCTTCTCCACACTGTATTTCCGCAGTCATCTACCAAGGCTACTTAAAGAATCAACCCACATTTTTTGCAATTCCCAAGCCACAGCGCAGGATCTTCAGTCTTTTTATCAGGTGCCAGAACAGCGTTTGACGATCACGCCTCTCGCCTGCGATCGCCAACAGTTTCGGCCGCTGCGCCTCGACCGCCGCAACTATTTTGTCTATGTAGGCCGGCTCAATCCCTACAAGAACCTCCAACGATTGATCAAGGCCTTTGCCCTGATCCAGCGGCAATTAGACTGCGAACTCTGGCTGGTCGGCCCCGTTGATCGCCGTTTTCTGCCAGCAGTGCAGGCCCAGATTGAAGCTCAGGGGCTGACTGAGGTGGTGCGGTTCAAAAACTATGTCCCCCGGAAAGAGCTACCGATCATCCTCAACCAAGCGATCGCCCTCGTTCATCCCAGCCTCTGGGAAGGCTTTGGCCTGACCGTTTTAGAGGCCATGTCCTGTGGAACTCCCGTGCTTGTCGCCGATCGTTCCTCCTTGCCCGAAGTGGTGGGGGATGCCGGTCTGTACTTCGACCCGCTGCAACCGGAAGCGATCGCTGAATCCATGCAGGCGATTGCTCAAGACTCGGGGCTACAGCAACGGCTCAGTGCTGCCGCTCTAGCGCGATCGCAGCAGTTCTCTTGGGAGCGGACTAGCCGGATTACGATTCAGCAGTTGCAGGCCTTGCTCTGA
- the tsaE gene encoding tRNA (adenosine(37)-N6)-threonylcarbamoyltransferase complex ATPase subunit type 1 TsaE, producing the protein MRIKPMQFFLPDATATHQFGVLLGQRLLASSTLLLEGDLGSGKTTLTQGIAQGLGIPDVVASPTFTLVCEYSEGRLPLYHFDLYRLEAPDVARLLPELYWEGVEFEPGLVVIEWPERLPYRPAAYWSLVLTPSLELEGRQLVLTPVNQDPTTVANLEVQLAAQFRARPATAES; encoded by the coding sequence CTGCGAATTAAGCCAATGCAATTTTTCCTGCCGGATGCCACTGCGACCCATCAGTTCGGAGTCCTGTTGGGACAGAGGCTTCTGGCTAGCAGCACCCTCTTACTGGAAGGAGATTTAGGCAGCGGCAAAACAACGCTGACCCAAGGCATCGCCCAAGGCTTGGGCATCCCCGACGTGGTAGCCAGCCCAACCTTCACCTTGGTCTGTGAGTACAGCGAGGGGCGCTTGCCCCTCTACCACTTCGACCTCTATCGCCTCGAGGCACCTGATGTAGCGCGCTTGCTGCCGGAGTTGTACTGGGAAGGTGTGGAGTTTGAGCCGGGGCTAGTGGTGATTGAATGGCCGGAACGCTTACCCTACCGTCCTGCTGCTTACTGGTCTCTCGTGCTGACACCCAGCCTTGAGCTTGAGGGTCGCCAGCTTGTTCTGACGCCTGTGAATCAGGACCCAACAACCGTGGCCAATCTCGAGGTACAGCTTGCTGCGCAGTTCAGAGCAAGGCCTGCAACTGCTGAATCGTAA
- a CDS encoding DUF3086 domain-containing protein produces MLPDDFSVLPSEPETPPVLLPELGREPETPAEPALELPAPESSLTEETVATPVEDSPPPAEASLQRLTAIALADLEARQAALLASIEKLERRRDRIQQEIRSSFAGKSQEIAVRVQSFKDYLVGSLQDLAASAEQLDLVPPQPIAAPEIIAPPPASVEAKAPLRPGFADPEFAPEAELIEQELNRYRQSPDYYGQPWVLRRTFEAVHEEPVREWFFTMGGRGALRSFGSRQQNVLIASAVISVLNHLYGERLVPLILASTPERLGEWRRGLQDCLGLSREDFGPNQGITLFEFADALVQKAERIEERGDLPLIVIDDGEDSVSLSLLQFPLWLAFAPDPRQPSYDLF; encoded by the coding sequence ATGCTGCCAGACGATTTCTCGGTATTGCCCTCAGAACCAGAAACGCCGCCTGTGTTGTTACCAGAGCTGGGGCGAGAGCCAGAAACGCCGGCTGAGCCAGCACTGGAGCTGCCTGCGCCCGAATCCTCTTTGACTGAGGAGACTGTGGCGACACCCGTGGAAGATTCGCCCCCACCGGCCGAAGCGTCACTGCAGCGTCTCACCGCGATCGCGCTAGCCGATTTAGAAGCGCGACAAGCTGCTCTCTTGGCTTCGATTGAAAAACTGGAGCGCCGCCGCGATCGCATCCAGCAGGAAATTCGCAGCAGCTTTGCCGGCAAATCCCAAGAGATTGCTGTGCGGGTTCAGAGTTTTAAAGATTACCTAGTTGGCAGTCTGCAAGACCTAGCCGCCTCGGCAGAGCAGCTGGATTTAGTCCCCCCACAACCGATCGCTGCCCCTGAAATCATTGCGCCTCCCCCTGCATCAGTAGAAGCAAAAGCACCTCTGCGGCCTGGCTTTGCGGATCCCGAATTTGCCCCCGAAGCCGAATTGATCGAGCAAGAACTGAATCGCTATCGCCAGTCACCGGACTACTACGGTCAGCCGTGGGTGCTGCGTCGCACCTTCGAAGCAGTTCATGAAGAGCCAGTCCGCGAGTGGTTTTTTACGATGGGCGGCCGGGGTGCGCTCCGTAGTTTTGGTAGTCGCCAGCAAAATGTCCTGATTGCTTCAGCTGTGATTTCCGTGCTCAATCACCTCTACGGTGAGCGCTTAGTACCGCTGATTTTGGCGAGTACGCCGGAACGACTGGGTGAATGGCGGCGCGGCTTGCAGGATTGCTTGGGTCTATCGCGGGAAGATTTTGGCCCAAATCAAGGTATTACGCTATTTGAGTTTGCCGATGCGCTGGTTCAAAAAGCCGAACGCATCGAAGAGCGGGGTGATCTGCCTCTGATCGTGATTGACGACGGTGAAGACAGTGTCAGTCTGTCCCTGTTGCAGTTCCCGCTGTGGCTGGCCTTTGCTCCCGATCCGCGCCAGCCCAGCTACGACTTGTTTTGA
- the chlP gene encoding geranylgeranyl reductase translates to MALRVAVVGGGPAGSCAAETLVKAGIETYLIERKLDNAKPCGGAIPLCMVSEFDLPAEIIDRRVRNMKMISPSNREVNINLDNADEYIGMTRREVLDGFLRDRAAKLGTKLINGTLFRLELPKGDRDPYVLHYADHSNGSLEGIPSTLEVDVVIGADGANSRIAKAIDAGDYNYAIAFQERIRLPEDKMHYYENLAEMYVGGDVSPDFYAWVFPKYDHVAVGTGTMHVNQRLIKKLQAGIRARAANRLEGGKIIKVEAHPIPEHPRPRRVVGRAALVGDAAGYVTKSSGEGIYFAAKSGRMCAETIVETSNNGARIPTEADLKQYLRRWDKKYGTTYKVLDLLQTVFYRSDATREAFVEMCDDKDVQRLTFDSYLYKTVVPANPLVQLKITAKTLGSLLRGNALAPAEYKPIDAA, encoded by the coding sequence TTGGCACTTCGGGTGGCTGTGGTCGGCGGCGGACCGGCGGGATCTTGTGCAGCGGAAACGCTCGTCAAAGCCGGTATTGAGACTTATCTAATCGAGCGCAAGTTGGACAACGCAAAGCCCTGCGGCGGTGCAATCCCGCTCTGCATGGTCAGCGAGTTCGACCTGCCGGCGGAGATCATCGATCGCCGCGTGCGCAACATGAAAATGATTTCGCCGTCCAACCGCGAGGTCAACATCAATCTCGACAATGCCGACGAATACATCGGCATGACCCGTCGGGAGGTACTGGATGGCTTCCTGCGCGATCGCGCGGCCAAGCTGGGCACCAAGCTGATCAACGGTACGCTCTTCCGTTTGGAACTGCCGAAGGGCGATCGCGATCCCTACGTGCTGCACTACGCCGATCACTCCAACGGCAGTCTAGAAGGCATTCCTTCGACCCTAGAAGTGGATGTGGTGATTGGGGCGGATGGCGCTAACTCGCGTATCGCCAAAGCGATCGATGCGGGCGATTACAACTACGCGATTGCTTTCCAAGAGCGCATCCGTCTGCCTGAAGACAAGATGCATTACTACGAAAATCTGGCGGAAATGTACGTCGGTGGCGACGTTTCGCCCGACTTCTACGCGTGGGTGTTCCCCAAATACGACCACGTAGCAGTCGGTACGGGCACGATGCATGTCAACCAACGCCTGATCAAGAAGCTGCAAGCAGGCATTCGCGCTCGGGCTGCAAACCGTTTGGAAGGCGGCAAGATCATCAAGGTCGAAGCACACCCGATCCCCGAGCATCCGCGTCCGCGTCGGGTTGTTGGCCGGGCAGCACTAGTTGGCGATGCGGCCGGCTACGTGACTAAGTCTTCAGGTGAAGGCATCTACTTCGCGGCCAAATCGGGTCGGATGTGTGCCGAAACGATCGTCGAAACCTCGAACAACGGCGCTCGCATTCCTACCGAAGCGGATCTGAAGCAGTATCTGCGTCGCTGGGACAAAAAATACGGCACCACCTACAAAGTGCTGGACTTGCTGCAAACCGTCTTCTATCGCTCGGATGCAACCCGTGAAGCCTTCGTGGAAATGTGCGACGACAAAGATGTGCAGCGTCTGACCTTCGACAGCTACCTCTACAAAACCGTGGTGCCGGCCAATCCCTTAGTGCAGCTAAAAATCACGGCCAAAACCCTCGGTAGCTTGCTACGCGGCAATGCCTTGGCACCAGCGGAATATAAACCGATCGATGCGGCTTAA
- a CDS encoding DUF2752 domain-containing protein, giving the protein MSNLRPPTSPAVNPGSSHRFRQQRQVGLLLLGTGALYTALYSSDRLPTRWTCPLLALTGLPRPTCGLTRSLAATWRGDWVKAVQFHVFGPPLFTIGLAIGLVWLAELWRQRSLLPWRSLVRHSWLPLLVGLLLYYSTRLWWSWQAGLWPPPWAIAPL; this is encoded by the coding sequence ATGAGCAATTTGAGGCCACCTACATCACCGGCCGTAAACCCTGGTTCTAGTCATCGCTTTCGGCAACAGCGACAGGTCGGACTGCTCTTACTGGGAACGGGTGCGCTTTACACTGCGCTCTACAGCAGCGACCGCCTTCCCACCCGCTGGACCTGTCCATTGCTCGCGCTAACGGGGCTGCCCCGTCCCACCTGCGGCTTAACGCGATCGCTAGCGGCCACCTGGCGCGGGGATTGGGTAAAGGCGGTTCAGTTTCATGTGTTTGGACCGCCCCTCTTCACGATCGGTTTGGCCATCGGTCTCGTCTGGTTAGCGGAACTCTGGCGACAGCGATCGCTCTTGCCGTGGCGATCGCTCGTTCGTCACAGCTGGCTACCGCTCCTAGTAGGCCTCCTGCTTTACTACAGCACCCGTCTCTGGTGGAGTTGGCAAGCCGGGCTCTGGCCACCGCCTTGGGCGATCGCTCCTCTCTAA
- a CDS encoding DUF3119 family protein has product MPTDVAIPPTVLPLAPSYRLPGILIVAAIALLFLNLWLGLGIAVFGLFLLYQAATLRLFFTPTDLDIYRGDRLLRRFPYSMWLNWRIYWSLLPILFYFRETESIHFLPILFDSQELRTALEQFCPPR; this is encoded by the coding sequence ATGCCGACTGATGTGGCAATCCCGCCAACTGTTCTGCCCTTAGCGCCGAGCTATCGTCTACCGGGCATCTTGATCGTTGCTGCGATCGCACTGCTGTTCTTGAATCTCTGGTTAGGTCTGGGGATCGCGGTGTTTGGGCTGTTTCTGCTCTACCAAGCGGCGACATTGCGGTTGTTCTTTACCCCCACCGACTTGGACATTTATCGGGGCGATCGCCTCCTCCGTCGCTTCCCTTACTCGATGTGGCTTAACTGGCGGATCTACTGGTCGCTCCTGCCAATCCTCTTCTACTTTCGCGAGACCGAGAGTATTCACTTTCTGCCGATTCTGTTTGACAGTCAGGAGTTACGGACGGCGCTCGAACAGTTTTGTCCGCCTCGGTAG